Within the Naumovozyma castellii chromosome 1, complete genome genome, the region CTGATCCAGATCACATTGAAAATGTAAAGCTACTTTGGGAATTAtgtgaaaaaaatggatttaTTTATCAGGGAACTCATAATGGCTGGTATTCCATCTCTGATGAAACTTTCTATCCCGAAACCAAAGTAATTAAAGATCCCAAAAATAAAGGGAAATATATTAACACAGAAAGTAACAATGAAGTTATCTATCAATCTGAAGTtaattatttcttcaaattgtcACAATTCAGGAATAAATTAATAGATCACATCTCTAATAACGAAGCCTTTATTTATCCCGCTTCCAAAAGGACAGAgatattaaatgaattgaaaaacacTGATTTGTCACAGgatttatcaatatcacGACCTTCTTCAAGATTAAAATGGGGCATTGAAGTTCCTGGTGATTCAACTCAAAGAATATACGTATGGTTTGATGCTCTTTGCAATTATGTAACTTCCATTGGTGGGATTCAATCAGTTATTAGGGAAGCCCCATTAAATCAGACACCTTTACAACACAAGATTAATAATTCAACGATAACTCCAAACCAATGGTGGTGCAATACTACACATCtaattggaaaagatatCGCCAGGTTCCATTGTATATATTGGCCTAGTTTTCTCATGGCTGCAGGATTGCCGTTGCCAAAACAAGTTGTGGTTCATAATCATTGGTTATGTAATGGTGTTAAAATGTCAAAGAGTTTAGGTAATGTAGTGGATCCCATTGAAATGGCAGATAAATATGGTGCTGACGTCGTTAGATGGTTCTTATTAGAAAATTCAAAGCTGGACGAAGATGGTGATTTCCAAGAGGATAAAGTTAAATCACTAAGAGGGTTACTCGTTTCTAAATGGGGGaatttaattaatagaTGTTGTGCTAAAAAATTTAGTATAAATAGAGCTGTCAACGAGTTTAATTCTGAGGGACAGTACAATTTGAGTGACAAGGATTTTATTAATTCGTTATTTGAGAATTCTGAGACAAATATATCAACCGACATAACCAAATTGATTACTGAACTAAATGATCTACCCCAGTTcatgaatgaaaaaattgaacatTTTCACCCAGGTCTATTTCTGAGGAAGTGCTGGTCAATAATTAACGATGCCAACACCTTAATGCAGAATGGGACTCCGTGGAACAAGAATGGCCTACAACAGGATGCTTTAATATTTGTGTGTATGGAAGTATCGCGTATTCTGGCAATTCTATGCCAACCAATGGCGCCAGAGTTAACTCATAATCTTTTAGACTTTATGAATGTTGATAAGGATAAAAGAACTCTTCAATATGCACGCATCGGTTTTGACCAAACATACGGAAAGAGTTGTAATACACTGAATAAAGGTGTTCCCATAGCAAGAACCTTGAATAGTGAGGCATAAGTTCCCTCTTTGTTGGCATGAAACATATTCTCGAACTTATAAATAGTTTCCTGTAAATAAGCATGTTTTATAGTTTAAACAAGACTTTTGAACaacaatatatttgttTTCTGTTCATAATTACTTGTATATGATTATGCAGGTTtgtatataaatatatgcAGTATGCTCTCCCGATGAATCGGCAGATCATTATATGTTATGGCACACTAGCACTCTTTTCGTCGTCATCGTAGTCTGAGGTTCCCAATGAATCTAAAGGATCATGCTCGATGAATTTCTCTAAAGCTCTATATTGCCATGGAACATTGCCAATATCTTCAGCATTCTCCTCAGTTACAGTGATACTACGCTTAATTTGTTCCAGTTGTTTAGAGTTCTTAATCTTGACACGTTGACGTCGATATTCTAAACTTTCTGGCGAATGTCCGATACTCATTCCAACCTTTACAAGAGTTTCAATTCCTTCGAGagaattcttcaacaagTCTGAATCAAATATAACACTTTTCGAGGgaacaacaagaataaTGGTAGAACCACCAAATTTAAAGTAACCGACCTCTTGACCACGTTTAACCACGTCCCCTTCGTTAAGGGTCAGGACAATTGACCCGACCATCATTGCACCAACTGCAATCAAAAGCAAGGTTCCAAATTGGGGCGTTTTAATAGGAATAATAACTCGTACGTTTTCTCCAAAAACATCCAGACTACTCCGAACAGCCATTGGGTTAACTGTATAGTATTCACCTTCAATATAAATAggttttccaatttttccattGCATGGAGAATGAAACCTGTGATAATCCTGTGGTGCCAATCTAAATATCCCTAAGCTACAAGACTTATCATTGAATACTTCTGAATGGAAGCCCCTTGTCAATCGAGATATAGAAAACTTATCCCCTTTAACCCAGATCTCTTTGGATTTATGAACACTTGAAAACATCGCACATCTTGAATCTGCTGGCGATACTAGTACGGTATCATTGTCACCTTCAGGTGTTCTACTTCCAGCTTTCAGTTTTCgataaaaaaattcattgaatgtCTTGaattcaacttcttcacATTGTGAGAGATCCAACGAATGAAACTTAATGAACGGCTCTATATTTTTGATTGAAGATGGACTATCGAATTTCTTTCCCTGACGCACAGACATTGTCTTCAAAAGGTTCTTGAACTTCTTGGATTCAGTACCCTTACCGTTGTAGATTACACGCATACCCAATTTAACATGAGCACtaatcttttcatcaataattaCACCTGTGTCTCTATCTTCCACCAATATATTAGCATTATTAGAGCCCAACACATAATTACCATAGGTTAACTTTATCAACATCTTTGAGAACCATCGTTTTGAGGCAAATGCAGTAGACACGTACGATACTTTTCTAAGTTTATGATTACCTGAGAATGTACATATGGCAAAATGTGTTATAAGATCATTTTCTAATACCAATTTGGAGTTTCGAGAAGGTCTCGTTGCCTTACAAGACTTCAAACATCTTGGACATCGCCAGACGTTTCTAAAGTCGATTGATTTGTTCCAACTCTGGAGACCCTCAATCAACTGTTGCCTTGTTATAGTATCACCAGTCCATGCCACCTTTCCAAAATGTTTAAAGAAATCTACGGCATCTTGATCTGTAAATGAGCCTAGTCTTTcgaaaaacaaaattaactcaataatatcaaatgtttctttctttgcACCATTTGGAACCGACTTCTGCCAAAAGTTCTCTTTTAGTTGATTATAGGGTACAAACTGCATTTCTATAGTGAGCACCGCTTCCTTCCTATCTTTAGGTGCAGAATCACTTGTAATTTTCAGGGGTAACTTATACGTTTTCCAAGTACATGCATCGCCTTGTTCTTTCATCATATCTATCCATGACAAAGTACACTCTGCTACTTCATCGTTATAAGAAAACGAATCTTTATCCATtactttgaaataaaacCCATGATTTGTCTCTGTGGGATATACTTCAAATGCAGCATACTCGTTAAATGTAGGATTCAAAACATGCTTCTTACACGATGTTTTGAACACTCTTCTGCCAAATGTTGTTATCAGAAATGGATCCATTATATACGTGGTTCTTGATATCTTATTTTTCATAGGCGGCAggttttcaatattatcgAATTTAATGTACAATACACCAGATGCATGTAttctttttgaaatatgaaaattCATACTTGGATGATGACTCGAGATTGACATGGACCTTTTAGCTTTTTTCATTCTGgttcttttttttaaatGCAGTAAGGTGTTTCCAATAGAATCAAAACTAATATCTGTAGTATCTTCCatctcttcatcatctgttCCTTCAGAAAAATTGTTAAACGATTCATATATGTTACCGACACCCTCCGTCGCcgaattggaagaatttggaGTCACGACATCATACTCGTCTAACACTGTGACCATCGATTGTAAATCAAAACCTTTCTCTTTAATATCGAATAGATCatcttttgtaatttcgTCATTTTCCTCTAAATTAAGGTCGATGGCAtcttcaccatcatcaatatttttaagaTCATTGTTAGAGCTTACCACAGATAAGATGTCATATTCGACAtccaaatcttcttcatctacaATTAAGTCTGGATGAGAAGTAATGCTAACAAcatctgaagaagaagatgagtCAGTTCTAGAACCAGCGAGGTCGCTTTCAGAAACCACTTTTCTCGCATCATTATTTACAAGTTCAGAAAGTTTGGGATTCACCAAGGAGGTTTGCGACGATGTTACATCATGCATatactttttattttcaagattattctctaattgatttttccattcgttaaaagattgaaataCGGGtatttttttggaattggaCTCCAATTTGAAACCCAACTGTATTTCTCCAATCCTATCATTAGCCATTGCcgtttttctttttctatCATAGACAGGATACCATGCTGGATGGACATCAAAATTATAGCTTGTAGTTGtatctttcttcttgaaaatatcaaaaaatgaCAATCGGACTTCTCCAAGGTATAAATAGTTATTAGTCTTCgatgaatttaattcttcctgatcatcaaaattatatCGATTTCTAAAGCTTGGAGAATCCCAACCACTAGGTGAAGGTGAGCCATTACTAGaattgtaaatatttttcacaCGTCCACTTCCTGACGGTGATGTCATTGTGTTTAGCGAAGCAGCACTAATTGACGGCGAGTTTAAAGCCATCGATGTAGCAGTTGCTGAAGTACTATGCGAATAGGGAGCCATTGTAGGCAATGCATCATATATTACAACTCGTAACCATTCAGATTTAGGATTTTTTGgcaatttcaatttcaatatttggtTCCACTTTGTattagaatttttcaatttatttgtCTTATTATGATAATATGTATTTGTAGTTACAAAACATATAGGATTACAATCGAATTTATTTATCACATCAATATTCTGCGCTTGTATGACATCAATTTTCAAAGTAAGGTTTGCATTATCTGATTGATGCTTCCCTCGATGCCCAATAAATCGCATTGTCTCTTAATGTGAGTAACCTCGAGGTTATCTTACGTATAATGAACCCAAAAAATCACTTTCCAAACAGGAGATCTCTCGACCTTTATCCTCTATACTTTAAAATGCTCACACTTCTATAATCATaggatattattttttgcaTCTTGGCTGAGTTTTGTTTACATTTTGGGATAATGGACCCAGAAAAACTTTTTTACCCTAATTATGGGTTAccataaatatttttgcTCAAAATAACccttttattttgtttttatcCCCTaaagaattttcaatatagTACCAACCCTAAagatttttttaaaatggattttttaaattctaCATTTAGAAAAAAAGGATAGCTCGATGAACTGAACTTCATATAATTCAGTTTAAGGAATGGTTAAAGTAGAACTATTAATTATCAATCGCTAAAGTGCATTCAATTCTATTATATTGATTAACCAATAGTCTTTTTTATCGTTTAATCAAGGCAACGAGAACTAGCTAGTGATAGACAGacatattttattataatttACAATGGGTAAAAGATTTTCAGAGTCCGCCGCAAAGAAGGCAGCTGGTATGGCTAAGAAGAGAGAGAATGAAAGGATTAAAGAACGAGCCCAAAGAGAACGAGATGAAGCCGAAGAAGCTGCCAAATGGAGTCAAGGTACAAGTAAGAGAAGtgagaagaaaatactagaagaacaaaagagacaggaaaaattaaaggCCAAACAAGAACGTGAAGCTTTATTAGCTGCTGAAGAAGCCGAGCTCGGTTCGAAAGGAAAAGGCAAGAAGAAGTAAGACGCATTTGACTGCTGTTTGCACATATTATCTATCATTTTGTGTTCTAATCCTTTAAACCTCAATCCTTTAATGACAACCAAATTGAAtctatttcaaaatttatcTCTCAAGAACTCTCTAATAATGCATCAATAAAAGAgttatatttaaatttgtatgtaatatatttatatacTTTAATACTATCATCACAACCACAAACCGTATTTACTGCTATACATATCTTTCTATAGATTTATATATAGAAACACATAGTGTGACCTATTTACTGATAGAATCGTAACTTAAATGCACGGATTACTACAATGAGCTTTACTCTTAATATATTGCCATTTCTATacaataagaaaaaaatagtAAAGAAAAGTGCCTCTCAAATTATAGCTTGATTACTACGTTAGTTgacaaaaaaaatgaaaggTCGTAAGTAGCTCAGAGGCTCTTATTTTTAGACTAAGATGGTACTTTGATGAATACGATATGGATCTATTTGGTCGTTAACATTACATACGTATATTACTGTGACAAGGACTGCTTATATAATCCGGACattaaaaattcaatttgaatgaaatctTGATCAAATATCTCGATGGAATGCCAACATCAAGTTTGAAATCTTAGAAGAAGAGAGGCAAATGGTCGGTGAAGTTTACATCTCAAATGGATTAAGGAAGATACGGCCATATTATAGTACGAGATCATCATATGCGAAGGGACGTTGGTTAGGAAAACCCTTATTAGAAATTCTTGCAAACGAGTTTAGAGCACATTCAAAAGAGTATTACTTAAATCAGATAAACTTGGGCCATTATAGACTTCTCAGGGATGGATGTACTTTAGAACCTTGCCAAGTATTGAATACTCTTATcgaaaataaagatataATGGTATCAATGTCTCATAAACATGAAGCACCTGTGAAGCAATGGTGTGAGTTGGAAATGGAAAATCAGGACCTACCCAATAGAGTTGCAGGGTTTGAGATTATCTATGAAGATCAAGATATATTAGTTATTAATAAACCAGCGGGAATTCCCGTCCATCCGACAGGTCAATTCTATCAGAATACGATAActgaaatattaaaacTCCATGGGAAGATTGCCCTACCTTGTTATAGACTAGATAAAATAACTTCTGGTCTCTTAATTATGGCTAAGAATGCTCAAACTGCTGGTAAAATACAAGAGAGAATACGATCAAGAGATATGACGAAATTGTATTTAGCGAGAATCCAAGGCAAGTTTCCCAAGCTAGTCGATAATCCTCTTGAACCAATCGTTCCTTTCACTGATCCATCTTTGGTTACCGAAGTAGAATCTGACATCTATACAATTGAAcctaaaaaaaaatttcctACAGGTTTATCGCCGTCGAGAACTGCAAAGACCTTGTTTTATCCTATATCCTACTTTCCAATGGATAATTCCAGTTTAGTTGCATGTCGGCCATTGACCGGTCGAACACATCAAATCAGAATACATTTGGCAAGATTAGGGTACCCGATCGTAAATGACACATTATACAATAAGACAAAAGTGAAGTATCCGAAGAGATTGGAATTTATGATACAACATCAGAATTGGGAAAATTCTGGTTTGACGGAGAATAAGTTGGCGGAAGAATTTTTAAACTTGATAGCAGAATCCAATGAGGTTTTCGCCAATAAGAAACGACAGACTGTGCATTACAAAAAATGTGAAGAATGTGGAAGTTTAGAAATGGATGACCCGTTaactgaagaattggaGTTGTGGCTGCATTCGTGGAAATACCATGATCATCAGAATACATTCTCATATGAAACAGACTTTCCATCATGGGCACGATCAACGTAGATTTTTATAAATTAGCTAGCGTGTAATTTTTTACAGTCATACAATTTGGTAATGCACAACCAACACCATTTTGGCTAGAAGTTGATACTGATCCTctttaaatgtttcaagGTCTATTGGTATTAGATACACTTTAGTGACGTTGCGGGTAACgctttgaaattttagCAGCCTTAAAATGCAACTAATAACGTAACGTTGAAATTGGCAACAGCATCGGCGTTGCAAGGTGAGCACATCAAGAAGGAGAAGCTAATCGATTATGAGTTTGTATGTTATCATTGTACGATGTAAAATgcataatttatttatgcGAAAGAAACCCTGACAATTTTTACTAACATAGGAATCAGTTATACTGTTGTCGCTGTCTTTATTGTGGTTGCAGCATTATCCGCAGGTTTCTGGGTCGTAGCACCTAAGAAGGACCAAACGTATGTTAATTTTTATGAAAAACCTTAGATTTGAGTTAGCTTGCCCCTATGATACTAACTATTCATTTGTTGGACTATTTCCATGATCCTgcaatttatttttttcatgaAGTGTCTGGAGAAGTACTGTCATCTTATCCCTTGCCATGATGTTTTTAATGTGGGCTATAACGTATCTGTGTCAGCTACATCCATTAGTGGTACCTCGTCGCTCTGACCTAAGACCAGAGTTTGCCGAATAGAGAGCGAATTGTATTAAAACAATTTAAGAAACACTCCAAGGGACAAATCGAAGAAATAAATAGCTAATGTGAATTAATATACTTGACGACATTTATGATAGAGATCGTTGTTAGTAAATAACCATGCTGAACTATAATCAAGTAGgaacatttttattaattaagaataagaccatttttgtttaaataCCTTCCCCAActatataataataagaagtataaaaaattaagttCGATTATATATGTTATTATAATAGTTTACTATATATCCGACCAAAGATTTACGTGGAGAAATTGTTTATCAGTAGggtttttattttattatgCACCTAATTTGTTTAAGAGCGCCGCTGCACCTTTCGTTTCTGCTAACTCCTCTAATAAAGGTAGTTGCAATCAAAGAAAGTGTTAAGAGTCGCTTATATATGGCATTTTACCAACAATCGAATGGACCTTCCTTACTAGAGTCTAAGGGATTACAACGGATCCTTCGAAGGGTCCGATTTATTATTGAGAACGTGTTTCTTCGGACAAGTGCAATCACAACAGCATCACTGAAGAAACTTGAATTACTCTATGGAATACCATTGCTTTTGCTATTGAAAGAATGGCAACAGAGAATTAACACCGAAGAATGGCTTCGACAATTGCACTCCATCAGAAATACGCTTAGAATAAAGTCACTAGTCCAAATATACACTAAACACGGAAAATCTATAATTCAAACAATCATCTCATTATGTGGTAAGATTCCGACCTGGGCAATCACTtatattggaattgaatCCATCTGTCGACATATCCTCCCAAGATTAGAAGGTTTCTCTAAGCTTCTGGGTGAGCATCATCCAAACCGTATCATGCAATTACTCCTATGTCTTACATTAGTGCTACTTTACAGAAAACAGAAATATGTCCCCATTTTTATAAGAAGAATGTTTTTTGGGAAAAGGAGACTACTTACAGATTTCTTAATGATTTACTCAATAAAGAATCTACTCTGCTTGCCAAAtacattgaagaagatcttTAAAGTTGGTAGCACTGATAATGAGTCCCCATCTACTTCTATGAACCGTCaatctttattttattataaacTGAATGAAATCGAAAGACCATCCAATTTAACGACAACAATTCAACCACAtgttgataaattgaatgagATTTATGAACTGAGGTCACAAAACTATCGATCATCATCACATATACTTGACGTGCTATTAAACTCCCACGTGATACGCAACATCGTACCCTCAATGAAATGGGCCCTTTGGAGAAGGCTTTTAGTATATGTCGTTAATCTTAATAGTCAACCGTTGTATTGTGCGAAAAAACCGACCAACAATTATAGACAATACAATAAACTAATGGAATCAAGCGCATTGATGCTAGGGTTCTTTTTTTTAGATAGAGATAATTCAATGGTAATAAAACCTGAATTTCTAAAAAAACTATTTCAATTAGCTATGAATGCCTATCTCGatgtttcaattcttgATATATTTCCAGCCATCCAGATCAGTTAACCGCTGCTGGAATTGGTACATTAGCGTTAGACAttgtttttaatttatttattaaaaaaagtgtgtaataatatatgtatatCAATTAATACAAGTGATACATTAATGTATTTGTAAATACCCGGagttttcttttattaatgACTAATTGGATTCTATCAAGATGGCCCCTATGCTCCTGGTGCATCCGTCTTACCCTTCAATCTttgtaatatttctttaaactTCGACCTGTCTCTACCGGCAACAGAATCAGCATCTTCCgtattaattaattgtaAGACACGATCCCACGTTGTGTTGTCCtgttgaaaaaattgatctCTTTCTTTCAAGAATTCTTCAGCTTCCTTTTGGGTTACTTCGATTTGTTGCTCTTTCTTCCTATTATAGTCTTCATAGAAGTTATCAATATGTTTCACAGCTTCATCTTGCAATTCTCCCTTGGCCTTTTCATTGGCTTCATCTAGCTtcttgatttcttcaacacGACGTTCTCTCCATTCAGTGACAGCTTCTGATGGGGCAGCATTTGCTGATTCTTGAGCATTGCTTTGCATTTCGTAAAACTCGTCGTTATGTTCAGGAACACCATTACTTTGTACATCATGAATATCAGGATATtggttttcaaattgtttaatCTCTTCTTTAGCCTCGACAGGCTCATCGAATAGTTCAGCATCCTGTTCAGTGGCAAATTCATTACCTAGAGCAGCAGCTTCTCTTTGCAAGAAATCAGTTCCCTCTTGTTCCACGTCCACGTTTAGGGAATCGTCctccttttcattttctagTGGTGGAAATTTCTCAGACATCTTAATTGAGGTAAATTTACTGATCTATGTGGTTCCTTAGTGACTCTAAACAGTGTGATCTGACTGGTCCTTTAAGGTGCCGTCTTGTatgtattgaaattgaaattcttgtCTGTTGGCCCctttcatcatccaaaaAACACAACACCCGTCCAACGTGACAACAATACAGGTAGTTTAATAAAACTACATATCTATTTATCTATTTATTGTATAAGGATGGATGCCCCCAGCCCTACTTCAATTAGCTCATTAGATTTCAAATCGAGGACTTTTAATCCGGCTAAAGTGGAATAATACCCCGACATTATCCCAATGAATCTCAAATCGACAAAATATGATTCATTCGGTCCAACAATAGGAATCTTGTAATCATTCGATAGTAGAATGATTCCCTCTGTAATCTTGCTAAACTTCTTACGCAATTGAAATTGCTTCTCAAGGGATAAGGATGCGTTAGTGGGCGTCTTGTTATTGTAATATACCACTAGATCTagtgatgaagaggaggaaTTTATAATTTGAAGTCTCAATGTAAATTTCTCACCCTTCGTCACTTTTAAATtgttatttaaaaatttaaactTCACATTGTTCAATTGGTTGTTCACTAATGATGTTGTAGATGTTGAACTTTGAACACTGAATCtggatgatgataaacCATAGAATTTTGGGATCGACAAGAAGGACGTCGAAGCGGCATTGCTATTATTAGTTACTGGCGAGGTGGACGATGGTAGTGTTGGGACctgtttcttcaatgtcaCTTCCGTTTCCCATCGTGTTATTACTGGGATGATAGGTTGATTTGTATCCTTTGGAAATCGAAGTTCGTAGATCAAGGATATTCTGACTCGATGAGGCGGATTGAGAGGTGATATTATCGGTAATTTAAAACATATGTTAAAGCTATCATGTAAATAGGATGCAAAGGGGAGTTTCAAGGGACATAATGGATCTACCCTAATGTGAGATTTgttatcaattaattcataaataacatctttgaagaataagTTCATTGAACTCTTTTGAGAactaaaatatttctcatGCAGTTGTGTGGACATCTTTGAAGTTTGGAAATCAAGTGATGATAAAATGCAATTTTGAGATTTTATAGAAGTATTTCTTAATCTCATATTTAACAGCGAAAATATTGGATATTCTAATTCTTTCGTTAGGTCCTCCTGTTCCTGAATCGTGGACTTGACATTATCAGATGATTCCTGAGGTTTGGGTTTAGGTTCCTGTGCAGTTTTGTTTGTTCGTGATGACGGTGTGGTTATAGGCCAAGAGTATATGGGTTCAAAGCTCGATAATAtgtcatcttcatctgCTAAATATTGTATCGGACTATCCTCCTTATATGTTTCACCATTATCTTTGGCACTGGCAGAATATCTAACGATAAATCTGATATAATTATTAAATCCATTATTCATAACGACACTAGATCGGAACATGAAATCAGACGACACATTCGATTTCATTTCCCAAACAGTTACATCATTATCCGTGGTcaatttattaaacaatGTGTCCATTTCAGTGGATTGAAGCACTCGAGCATCATTTATCCAAACTGTTAAACCAGTGATATATTCATTACTTCCAGTTCGCAGCactaatttcaatttttcatcgaAAATGACAAAATCTCTTTCTGAATGTGATTTCTTGAGAGATGCCAAGTCTGTAGGGGATACCTTGCTATTGATCGGCAAATACAGCTCCATTGTTGACTGCTTTCTCTGTTTTCTCTGCCGTCTTAATGTTGAGTATCCTCTAAATCACAATGGTGAAATTTCATCGTACGCGTatacaaataaataaataaatatatcaatATACAGACAGTATTGTTATTATAGACAAGATTAGAATATTAGGACACCATTCATTTATATGTAAATCATCTTTCCCAAGGAATCAAATCCTATTTTGCGGTCCTTCTTACTATCACGGTTCCCACTCCCATATCTAAATCCTACTTGACCCACTCTGGCGTCAGTGAACTTGAAAATGGAACGGTCACCTTCTTTCACTGCACCGTAGAccaccttcttcttgtgCTTCTCTGATCCATTAGCATGATGACCTTGCGAATGCTCACCAACAGTGGCCAATTTCTCCAATGTCTTCACGGCTggttccaattccaaaacTTCGGCGGCATCCACAGGACCAAAAGGTTCAGATTCAGCAATGGTGATAAATCTCGATGACAAAGTCTTCTCAGGGACAGGAATTTCACTCAGATTCTCCCTTTGGAAAGTCAATTCGGGTTCAAAGATGGGGAACATACCATACATGGTTTTCGCAAAGGTGTCCAAACTTGGCGATATTCTATTATGCGATTCccatttcttttcaatagtCATCAATTTGACGATAGCTTCAATTCTTGGGATCTTCAACCCATATTTCTGAGACACTTGTTGCGTAGATTGACCCTGCACTTGAATCAACTCGTAAATCTCCTCCTTCAGTTCATTACTGATAATGTAATTAGTCTTACAATGCGGATTTGAGGGAAAAGGTTGCAGCATATTGGCTCCCTTCGCCGACACAGATCCATAGGAATCTCTCTCGGAAGACTCGGCCACTTCCACCAACTTCCCATCAGGCCTGATCACCATCGGTTTTCCCGTGACAGGATTGACCAAAGCTTGACCTCTCTCTCTGTTAGGTTTA harbors:
- the PEX35 gene encoding Pex35p (ancestral locus Anc_5.169), whose amino-acid sequence is MHLICLRAPLHLSFLLTPLIKVVAIKESVKSRLYMAFYQQSNGPSLLESKGLQRILRRVRFIIENVFLRTSAITTASLKKLELLYGIPLLLLLKEWQQRINTEEWLRQLHSIRNTLRIKSLVQIYTKHGKSIIQTIISLCGKIPTWAITYIGIESICRHILPRLEGFSKLLGEHHPNRIMQLLLCLTLVLLYRKQKYVPIFIRRMFFGKRRLLTDFLMIYSIKNLLCLPNTLKKIFKVGSTDNESPSTSMNRQSLFYYKLNEIERPSNLTTTIQPHVDKLNEIYELRSQNYRSSSHILDVLLNSHVIRNIVPSMKWALWRRLLVYVVNLNSQPLYCAKKPTNNYRQYNKLMESSALMLGFFFLDRDNSMVIKPEFLKKLFQLAMNAYLDVSILDIFPAIQIS
- the CLC1 gene encoding clathrin light chain CLC1 (ancestral locus Anc_5.168), coding for MSEKFPPLENEKEDDSLNVDVEQEGTDFLQREAAALGNEFATEQDAELFDEPVEAKEEIKQFENQYPDIHDVQSNGVPEHNDEFYEMQSNAQESANAAPSEAVTEWRERRVEEIKKLDEANEKAKGELQDEAVKHIDNFYEDYNRKKEQQIEVTQKEAEEFLKERDQFFQQDNTTWDRVLQLINTEDADSVAGRDRSKFKEILQRLKGKTDAPGA
- the TRS65 gene encoding Trs65p (ancestral locus Anc_5.167) — its product is MELYLPINSKVSPTDLASLKKSHSERDFVIFDEKLKLVLRTGSNEYITGLTVWINDARVLQSTEMDTLFNKLTTDNDVTVWEMKSNVSSDFMFRSSVVMNNGFNNYIRFIVRYSASAKDNGETYKEDSPIQYLADEDDILSSFEPIYSWPITTPSSRTNKTAQEPKPKPQESSDNVKSTIQEQEDLTKELEYPIFSLLNMRLRNTSIKSQNCILSSLDFQTSKMSTQLHEKYFSSQKSSMNLFFKDVIYELIDNKSHIRVDPLCPLKLPFASYLHDSFNICFKLPIISPLNPPHRVRISLIYELRFPKDTNQPIIPVITRWETEVTLKKQVPTLPSSTSPVTNNSNAASTSFLSIPKFYGLSSSRFSVQSSTSTTSLVNNQLNNVKFKFLNNNLKVTKGEKFTLRLQIINSSSSSLDLVVYYNNKTPTNASLSLEKQFQLRKKFSKITEGIILLSNDYKIPIVGPNESYFVDLRFIGIMSGYYSTLAGLKVLDLKSNELIEVGLGASILIQ
- the MRPS35 gene encoding mitochondrial 37S ribosomal protein mS45 (ancestral locus Anc_5.166), whose translation is MLLQPANSTTVAHFLIYQQVRNISRRRIAYPPYPFKRLSKEHPKKHDTNLKAAMRQFLGPKNYKGEYVMNKYTRVPTNHIPNYIKPNRERGQALVNPVTGKPMVIRPDGKLVEVAESSERDSYGSVSAKGANMLQPFPSNPHCKTNYIISNELKEEIYELIQVQGQSTQQVSQKYGLKIPRIEAIVKLMTIEKKWESHNRISPSLDTFAKTMYGMFPIFEPELTFQRENLSEIPVPEKTLSSRFITIAESEPFGPVDAAEVLELEPAVKTLEKLATVGEHSQGHHANGSEKHKKKVVYGAVKEGDRSIFKFTDARVGQVGFRYGSGNRDSKKDRKIGFDSLGKMIYI